DNA sequence from the Penicillium psychrofluorescens genome assembly, chromosome: 3 genome:
TTATGCGCCCCAAAATACCCGATGCGCCTTGTGTTTTTGTGTgctctttttccctttccttGTTGCTCCATCTGCCAAGGATTGGATCAGTGCATTTATTCTTACGGATGGTGCGAGCTTTGCAATTTTTGCTTGCCTGTATTGTTTCTAACGGGacccttcctctctcttctctcagCCGGGATCGGATCGTAGGGCCTTATGTATGGAAGTTATGAGTTAAATATGTATTCAGTTGATGTTCTCCAGTCGGAATGTAGAAACGTTAAAGTAACCGTCATGATCAGCTCCACCCGGCCGGCCCCGCCAAACCCAGCTCTTTTTTTCCGACGTCAAGCTTTGGAATAGTTACCATTCACCTACACGGGTTCGACCACAATCCCTCTCGGAGAGGACTCTTAGCAATTGCACACTGCCTCTACGTCCGTGGCGCCGCTTGCCTCCGACTGGATTCATTCCATCCAATTCCACCACTGCAAACCTCCCCGCTAGAGTCTCCAACACCATCATGTCCGTCCACATTCCCCCCCGCCCACCAGTCCTAGACAGTGTCCGCCTCCACGAGAtctcccttcccctccccgcAGCTCCAGACCCCTGGCACCGCGATGGCAAGCCACAGCCCTGCACCGCAACCCTAAAGCTCTCCTACTCCTctgccatcgccgccgcctcttcAGACGATGTCTCCCTATCCCTAGACTACGGGAAGCTGTTTCGCCGATTGGACACCGATGTGCGCGGCATGGGCAGCAGCCCCGGCGGCACCTCGACGGACATGGTCAGTATCGAGGGCACGCAGCGCCCGGAGATGCGCTCCACGGCCGTCGGGCAGGATCCCCGGGTTACGGCGGGGATTGTGGCGAATTGTGGACTGGGGTTGTTGGATGAgaccgctgctgctgtgaGACGGATGGCGCATGTTCACACTAGCCCCCGGGCGAGTTTCTCGGGTGAGTTTGCCGGTGCTGCGCAACAAGTATCATCCACTACGGCTGCGCCGCGGTCATACCCAATTTCTGCAGACTACGGCCAATGCGAGGTGTCGCTGCACCTCCCGAAAGCCATTCtccgcgccgaggaggggCTTCGGTATCGCAGCCTGATGGTGTGGGGGTACAAGCAAGGGCTCGCGAGCGAGGAAGGTCGCTGCTCCgtcgtgctggaggaggagtTCCGCATTGAAGGCATCCGGTGCCATTGTATCCTGGGAGTCAACTCGCACGAGCGCGTCGAGAAGCAGACTGTGATTGTGTCGCTGGAGTTCTCGGGTCCCGGACAGCTGGCTTGGGGGTCCGCTGTTGTGGACTCGTATCAGGCTATGGCGAGGGCTGTTGCTGAGGTTTGttttggttttcttttttttttttttttccttttcgtTGTGTTGAAGTTTTGGCTTgttctggttctggatgATAACTGACTGACTTGTTCATATGTAGAACGTCGAGGAGACCTCGTTTCAGACCGTCGAGGCGCTGGCGACGTTCGTGGCGCGCATTGCGACGGTGGAGTTTGGTAATGAGAGGGTTACAGTGAGGGTAGAGAAGCCTAGTGCGTTGGCGTTTGTTCAGCGGTCTGGCGTGGAGATTACGAGGACGATGGATTTCTTTCGATCGTGATCTTGGTTTCTCTTCAAAAGATTTAATGAATGTGGAACTAAATCCCAGAAAAACCAAATCCCAATCAATTCATTGCTGTGCTGACGTCCAACTTGTATACTGCAAATCACCTTTGCCCAGTACTTTTTCTCTAGCAACCCTGATGCCAATGATTGGATGGCTAGGTTAGCTCCAGAGAATACCCAGACTATAAAACCGAAGTTCTTTTCGAACATGCCAAACAGGAAAAGCCTGAGCTGAGCATGCCCCTACTTCCCTCCTCCGTCTTTACTTTATTCGCTCAGTACTATTTTCTCTATATTTTATATAAGAATGCCTCTCTATGACTACCAGTGAAGGCGTACGTATTAATAATTCCACTGCTACAGTCGTATAGATCATCGGCACGTGAATGCCGTAAACGGTTTAGCGCCGTTCCCCCAGATCGTCTTCAGCCATTTCGTTCCTGCGTCTTTTATTTCTTTGTTGCTCTCAATATTCATTCATCCTGCTCTCACTACTCCAAGTCTACTTACCTCGAACGATTACCTCCGCCCCTCGCTTCTTCATGTGCCTGTCTGCGCCGCCCTCATCGCTCGCCTTTTCCTTTGCTGGTTCTCTGGCCTCCACCGTTACCACCACTGCAACCACTTTCGCGCCCCGTGCTGCATCTGAGATCCCGAACGTGCCTATCCTCgcttctctcttctctcctccaccagTGCTCGACCCCACGGTCGGCGGGGTGAGTTGTGTAGGGGTCCCACGTCCGTCCTGAAGAAGGGCGGACGGTAAAAGTACCTGGGGGATTCGCGCGAGTTTGTTTGGAAGAGACCGCGCTGTGAATCTCTCATTTTGAAGTAAGTCCGGGAAATTTTGGGGTTTGGGTTactgttgttggtggggggaggggagatgAGCCCAAAGGCTTCGGCTGCCCCCTCCATCAGCTCCTCCAGTCTATAGAACCAAGCTGACATACTGGTTTTTGTCTGAATAGCTACTGTCAGAGAATTGTCTTGTCTTCGCACAAGATCTGTGGGATTAAATTGCCCATCATCACCCAGCGGTGCTTGtcggcttttttttttttttgtacTGATCCAGCCACCTCGGGCACCCGTACTCCAAAACACCTCGACCTGCGGGCGATATCCCGAGCATCATGCCTTCTTCGGATACCCACGAGGACCTGTCCGTCGCGGACGTGTTCAGCCCGCAAGCCGATAGCAGCCAGCCTTCCATCGAGCTTCCAGCCAATCAACGCGTCCCCGATGTGCACGGGATGAGCGATCGCGGTCTCTCGCCTCGAAAGATGACCAACGATCTGCTGGCCAAGCCGCAGCGCCGCAAgaaaaagcagaagcaggcTGACCTGGCTCGCTCGACCGTGCACGGGTTCACTCCGATTGCGTCTGGGGACGAAGATTCGGACTTCTCACCCACCAGTTCCCGCGCCGCCGATTCGcggcccaccaccgccctcgGCCAAGCATCTGCGGGCCATGGGGTGAGCGCTTTGAAGCTTCAACTCGATTCTTTGAGTCTTTCTGGCAACCACCGTCCCAACGGAGTCGGCTCTAAAACTCCCAGCAACGCGAGTGTCTACTCCGACAGCGACCAGACCGAGGTTCTGACCAGTTATGAAGTTCCTCTGGACCAGGACTTTGTCAGTCCCGATGCTGCCGACCAGGAAAAGTCCGAGCCGGTCGGTGCTGTCGATATGCGCAGCCAGCTGTGCCGGAAGATGACGGCCCATGACTTTGAGCCGCTCCTGTGCCTGGGCAAAGGCTCGTTCGGAACGGTTCTGCTGGTTCGCCATGTCGTCACGGGAAAACTATACGCTCAGAAGCAGTTCCGCAAGGCATCAATCACCGTGCACAAGAAACTCGTGGAGCAGACCAAGACGGAGCGCACGATTCTGGAGAGTGTCAACCGCCACCCGTTCGTGGTCAAGCTGTTCTATGCCTTCCAGGACCACGAGAAACTCTACCTGATCCTGGAATACGCGCAGGGCGGGGAGCTGTTCACCCATCTTGCCATGGAGCGCATGTTCGATGAAGATGCGGCGGCCTTCTACATGGCGGAGATGGTTCTCGCTCTCGAGCACCTGCACCAGAACGTCGGCGTGCTGTACCGCGACCTCAAGCCCGAAAACTGCCTCTTGGATCGCCAGGGCCACCTGCTCCTCACAGACTTTGGCCTCAGCAAGATCGCCCTCAGCGACGACGACCGCTGCAACTCTTCCCTCGGAACCATCGAGTACATGGCTCCCGAGGTGATCCAGGCCAAGCCCTACGGCAAAGCCTGCGACTGGTGGTCTCTCGGCGCACTGGGCTATGACCTCTTAACGGGCTCGCCCCCGTTCCGCGCGAACAACCACACAAAGCTGCAAGAGAAAATCGTCAAGCAGAAACTCGTCCTGCCCTACTTCCTCGGCCCGGACGCCAAAGATCTCCTCACCCGTCTCATGCGCAAGGACCCCGCCAAACGCCTGGGCTACCACATGCCCAAGGACCTGGTGACCATCAAGAAACACCGCTTCTTCCGCAAAATCGACTGGGCCGCCCTCGAGCGCCGCGAGCTCGACCCGCCCATCCAACCCGTCGTCACGGATCCTGCTCTCGCGGAGAACTTTTCTGCGGATTTCATCCACCTCCCGCTCAGCCCGACTGTTACCACGGACGGGTTCGACGAAATGTATGCTTCTGCGAATGGCCGTGTTTCTTCGTCTTGCGGTGGACCGGACCACCCGGCTTCGGGCGAGGGCGATCCCTTTGGCGGATTCAGTTTCGTTGCCTCGAGCAGTCTGCTGGATCACGGACACGGTGTGATGACTGCGGGTTATTGACTTGTGCTGTTTCTATTTTGCTCGTCTTTCTCTCGTTTGCATCTCGAAGCTCGATGTATCCGGCCTGGTGCCAACCGTACACGGCAAGTTGGCCTTTGTTATTACTTTTTCGGCCTTGGTGTCCTTAACTACATGGCTTTTGAACATAGCGTATTCTTTCTCATTTATTGTCAACATTACACATTTCGAGATAGGTTATCTCTTATAGATCCATCCAGTAGTACGAGTCATCCCTGCTATAAACCCCTAAATCTCACCCTCTTCGCTTCCCCCTCCGCCCTCATCATCGACATCCCTTTTCTGCGGATCTGACCTAATCGAGTCTGCAGGCTGCGCCGCTTGAGGCCGAGAGGGAGTCCTTTCATCAGACGCAATCTCGCCTTCTTCAGGGGTGGTGTCATCTTTCGCGGGTGCGGAGGTTGCTTTTAAAGGATGTTTCGATTGTGATGTTGCGGATTCCAGTGCTTTCTTTGGAATGCGCGGCACGCGAGGTTCGGCGGTGCTGGTTTTTGGTTCTTGCCCCGTCCCGGGAGAGACTGTTCGCTGGCGTTTCGGCGAGCGTCCCCCACCATTCCGGGGCGGTTGTTCGGGGATCCGAGATGGTAAAGGCCCCGAGAAAGTCTCCGGCTCGCGCGAGCGCTTGCGGCCGTTCGGGGGAGCTTCTGCACTCGTAGCAGCGGCAGGGGGAGGATCTTGCGAAAGACGGGTCGGGTCCTGCGGGATAGGAGGGTCGGAGATGGCAAAGTCCGGATACCCCTTGCTCAGGTGTTGATGGACGCGCTCGTAGATCTGGACGATCAGCTTGCAGGCGCGGATGAGGTCGTCGACGCGGACATCGATGCGGACCCACCAGGGGCggccctcgtcgtcgtctgggAAGGCGACGTTGCAGTGTCGCGCGGCCGCGTAGagcgccgcggcggcgatgacGCGCGGCGGGAACTGAAGACACAGCACTGTGTACGTGGAGTCGTTGAGGAAGGCGTACGCCGCGTGGCGGAGGGGCCGGTGGTCCTGGACGTTGAAGAAAAGCGAGTAGTCCCACAGGATGCGGTAGGGGGACTCGAGCTGCAGGTCGAAGCAGAGGATTTCCAGCATGGTGCTCTCgttctggaggaggaggtcgCGCCATTTCCAGTAGTCCTTGGACTGCTCGTCGACGATCATGTCGGCCTGCTTGAGCGCGACGCGGCAGCAGGCGATCACAAAGTCCTTCATGCGCCGCATCGTCTCGTCGACTTTGAACGCGACGAACAGCGCCACCCCGGCAATCACCTTGGGATGCATCAGGTTCGAGGAGATCTCCGGGTAATGGCCCTGGAGCGAGTAGCGCATGAGGAAGCGGTGCATGAACACCGTGGCGGTCATGGAGGTCTGCGGCGGCATCTTGAGCATCATGCTCACCTGCCAGATAAACTCCACCGCGCGGTGCCGGATgtggtcctcctcgccgcggCTGATGTTATCGATGCGCGAGGGCGTGCGCTCCAGGTCTTCGTCTGTGAAGAGCCATTTTTGCTGCGCGGCTGCTACCACCGGGTTGGGCAGGCCGGGGATGCGTCGTCTATGCGGTGCGGGAGACGCGGATGACTCCATTTAGTGTGGCAGGGAGGAATTGCTTCGCGGAGGGAAGGACCGTCGGTCAGGCGCAGTGGAAGAAGGCAATAAGTAATGCGCGCCTGCGCGCTCAAGGGGTCGATACGGGACCTTCTGCTTGCGGGGTTGATTAAGCATAGCGTGCGCGGGTGTTCATTGCATCTCAATCCCTGGCATTTTCGAGAATTAGACCGGAAGAAGGAGTGAGAGGAGCGATGGAAAACAGCAAAGAACCAAGGTTGGAAGTACTGCGTGATAGTGGTCGGACCGGAACAACCTATCTCCGTACGGTCTACAatgcgaagaaaagaacgaaCATattcaagaaaagaaaagaaaagaagcagaggagatgatgaagtaGATGCAAGTAAATTATTCCGTGGACGCCGCGCTATTATTGAGTACATGGTATCATTCTTCCTCGCTGACCTCACTttcgtcatcgctggcaaCATACTGCCGAGACTCCGACTGGCCATAATGCTGGCtgcgggcttcttcttccctggcACTTTCTTCAAAGgccgcctccatctccgccgccaggGCGTCATCATCCACTGTTCCATCGCCCTCTCCAGGATTCGAAGGTTTCACAACATCTCTGGCTGGAGAGGGGAGCCGCAGATCCTCCATGGACTCGTCTCCGTCATGGGAATCGGGAGTGGGGGTattgttggaggagaagtAAGCGGGGTTGACTTTAAATGCCGGCCgtgaaggcggcggcgatccCATGTCGATAATCAAATCTCCGTCGACGATGATGTTCGAATTGGGCGATTGTTCCGCCTGCTGGGACGTCCCTGCGTCAGAGGACGGCGAGCGAGACTCTTCCCGTTCAGGCTCAGCACGGCGAGCTTTTTCAGTAGTTGGTTTCACTGTTGGCCGCGTGGCTGGCTTCTCTGCGCGTTTCTTCTGTTGTCGGAGAGGGTTGGTCTGGGTCTTGGGTCGGGCCATAGGTTTCGGGGCCGATTTGGTGGCTGCCGGCACCAGCGGTGTATCGACCCTGCTTGCAGATAGTTCGGGAGTGGTGAGGTAAGAAGCAGGCTTGTCATCCTGGGCACGGTGCTTGGGGAGGAAGTGTCGATAGTCGTACGGGTTGCTATCGTCGGCCGggccctcgtcctcgctggtGCTACCGGCGAGCCGATCGTCTCCCGATGCGTGATCCTCCTCTTGGAATATGCGCAGTTGTTCGTACTGTTCGAGGACCTGTTTTTCTGTCTTGCCCGGTGCCGACCGCAGGTTAAAGTTCAGTTTGGTGGAGACGGGCTCCAAGACAAACACCTTGCGGTCCGAGTCGAACACCAGCACCAAGTTCCGGTCCGAGGATGGATCCTCACTGCCTTGATAGGAATATGACAGCGTGTTGTCTGCGTTTGGTGCTTTGTCTTTCACGACCAGGTTGTAGAGGTCGCGGGATCGTAGGGCGCGGGTGATGTTGGATCGCTGCTGGGGCGTGGCAGACTTGGTCTTGTAGTTGTAGTTGATGTTGACCAGCCGGCTTTCGGCGCCGGCGCTCTCGGCCAGGCGGTCTCCCAGCACGATGGGGTACTCGGCTTGTTTCGTGGGATCGATCATGGTGGTTGGCGCGGCCATGTCTCCGCCTGGGGTGAGCAATGCCGAGCCAGTGTCGGGAAAGaaggtgagggagggaggcAATGCGGATTGGGGCTGAGACGGTTGGGGGCcttggggagggagggggggcCAGGCGAGCGATGCCCAGGGGCGTACTGGATTGAGCAACAATCTCGACTAGGAGGGTAACACAGAGAGAGGGATCACCGTGGAAGTAGTAGTAACTTGGGTCAGTAAAGGGAACCAGAGGAACAAAGGCGGAGAGCGGAGAGCCAAATCACCCGCGGGCGCTGATCCCGATTGGTCTGGGCCTGGCCGGATGACTACTGCTACTCAGTAGTAACTAGTAGTTCTTGAACGAGGACCTTATTATTTCAGGACCAAGTACTGCACGGAAAGGGTTTACAGGACGATAGATCAATCAATTGTTGTACCGGGAAGTGGTTTACTAAAACTATGGTGACTGGTTAGCTCCGGCTTAACTCCAGGACACCCTCAGGGCTGTTCGGACCACTTCTTCTGAACTCACCACTACAAAGATGCCCTTCGAGTTCATCGACAACAATACTACCATCAGCCGGGCTGAGCGCAAACGCATCCGCAGCCATGCAGCCAAAGGCCTCAACGTGGGAAAGACCATTATTCGCCCATCCCGAAAGAGGCTTGCCGCCACTCGGACAGTTCAACCCGAGAATCAAAAGAATCAAGCTCGAGAGCCCAGAAGAGAGATTGAACGTCAGATTGGCGACGGGCTGTCTGTTCTCGGGCtgccagcaccaccgacgCTGGCATCCAAACGCCTGGTCCAGAAAGGCGGGTCAAATAACCCAACCAGTTAACTAGTGAATATACTAACACCAAACTCAGCCTtaatcttcttcgccggtCCCCGACATGCCCCAGAGCTAGACAAGGCCCTTGACCCTTACGCTCACAATCCCGCCACCATCTGGATGCAATTCATCTTCATAGATGAGGCCTGTATGTCTTCAACCATACTCTAAATATCAAGAATGACTAACACTCAAGCGCAAACAGACTTCCACTGTGccatggcaatggccatAACAGCCCTAAACAGCCTGGTAATGCAATCCGAGGACCCAGCCGATGCAATGCGCCACATGGCGCGCTCGCTGCGCATGGTAAATCAACGACTCGCATCTCCCCACGACGCCCTCTCAGACACGACCATAGCCGTGATTATCATGCTATCTCATTACGAGCGGCATAATGGCCATCTGCGTCAGGGGAAGGTGCATTTTGATGGGCTGCTTCGTATTGTGGAGCTGAGGGGTGGAATTGCGAATCTGGCGAAGACCAACCCCTATATAGCCATGAAACTGTACATGTAAGGGCCAggctttttgtttttctgcGACAACTTGCTGATTTTTGGCCATAGTACCGATCTGGACTATGCTCTCCAGCTAGGTATTCCGACGCATTACAGCGTCGATGACATTTCATATGGCATGACCATGCTCTGGGACTGCCAAGATGCCCTAGAGCAACACCGGGCTCTATCACCTCCATCTTTACTTCCACCATCTCCCTGCCATAACTTGGGAACAACCCTCCAAATCCTCCTGACAGACAGTACATCTTTCGCTCGCATGATCAACGACGCTGTCTCGGGCCTCCGACCAACATTTAGCAGCTATGCGATGCATTGCACACTCCTTCTCCTGGGATATCGTCTCGTGAGCATCTGCCCTCTAGCCGGTCCCCGACCCCACGATCGTCTTGTAGATGCTATCCATCTCGGCCTGGCGGCTTTCATGATGACCTTCCTACGAAGACTTGATCGGAAGATTGCAGAGATGCCTCTTTTGTCTAGTGTCTCTCGCACGGCAGTGGATAATATCTATTATGATGAGAAGGGGGAACAGGAGATTCAGGAGGTCCTGTTGTGGTTCCTTTTCCTTGGTGCGGCGTCGGTTTTTCGGGGCGTGGATCATTCTTCATGGTTGGTTCTGAACGCGAGGCAGACGATGAAAGCTTTGGATTTGAGCTCTTGGGGGGATGTACAGGAGGTATTGGTCAAATTTCCTTGGGTTCATACGCTTCACGATAAAGCAGGCCGGGAGCTTTGGAGCAGATGTTCCTCGGCAGAAATATAACCCTTGGTATACGATCGATGCATTTCACGAACTATTGACTAGTCTTCTCAAGTAACTATGCCTATTCCCAAATTTAGAAGAGATCTACTCCAAGATTCTAGTCACGCATCCAGGCTCAACAGCCTCCAGCTCATGAGCAACAGCCTCCCAAGCCCACttctgcatcttcttcccttcttcatcatccacccaGTCAGGTACCTTGGATCTTGAAGAAAAAACAGCAATGTCAGTACAAATTTTAAATCAGGTAAcccgaggaagagagcgaTGTGGACATACTCTCTAATCTCACAGTCATCGAGATAACACCCATGGCTCGCCTCACCGGCAACAGCACCGTGCAGCAGCGTACGACTGCCTTGCTCAGCAGTGCGCCCCCACCGGGCGTGCATCTGCGAGAGCTGCTCGCGGAATGCCGGTGGTGCGTTCCGGGCGAGTTCTGTCTTGCACAAGCCTGGGTTGATCATGTTGATGACGACGCCAGTGTTGGAGACCGGGATCAATGGTGCGAGGTGTCGGATTACGAGGATTTCAAACAGTTTGGATGTGGAGTATCTGAGGAAGTAGTTAATTAATCTGGCAAAATCACTGCTGGGGATCATTAAAACGAAAACCAGAACTTACAAGAACTCCCCATCACGCTCAAGCTTGTCCACTTTGCCAATCGGATCATCCGCAATCTCCAGCCACTTCTCCTTAGCCATGAGCCCAACGCCGCTGGTGACGATGGCAATGTGCGGGCGGGTTTCGAGTCGCGCTGCGTCCGCCTTCAGCTTCGGGAGCAGCAGGAAGGCTAGCAGGAAGGTGCCCGTCACATTCACAGTCACGGAGAGTGGGTGTCCCTCAGCCCGCCCCTTTGAATCCGACGCCACGGCGGCGTTTGCGATCACTGCGTCAATG
Encoded proteins:
- a CDS encoding uncharacterized protein (ID:PFLUO_004498-T1.cds;~source:funannotate), with the protein product MESSASPAPHRRRIPGLPNPVVAAAQQKWLFTDEDLERTPSRIDNISRGEEDHIRHRAVEFIWQVSMMLKMPPQTSMTATVFMHRFLMRYSLQGHYPEISSNLMHPKVIAGVALFVAFKVDETMRRMKDFVIACCRVALKQADMIVDEQSKDYWKWRDLLLQNESTMLEILCFDLQLESPYRILWDYSLFFNVQDHRPLRHAAYAFLNDSTYTVLCLQFPPRVIAAAALYAAARHCNVAFPDDDEGRPWWVRIDVRVDDLIRACKLIVQIYERVHQHLSKGYPDFAISDPPIPQDPTRLSQDPPPAAATSAEAPPNGRKRSREPETFSGPLPSRIPEQPPRNGGGRSPKRQRTVSPGTGQEPKTSTAEPRVPRIPKKALESATSQSKHPLKATSAPAKDDTTPEEGEIASDERTPSRPQAAQPADSIRSDPQKRDVDDEGGGGSEEGEI
- a CDS encoding uncharacterized protein (ID:PFLUO_004496-T1.cds;~source:funannotate) translates to MSVHIPPRPPVLDSVRLHEISLPLPAAPDPWHRDGKPQPCTATLKLSYSSAIAAASSDDVSLSLDYGKLFRRLDTDVRGMGSSPGGTSTDMVSIEGTQRPEMRSTAVGQDPRVTAGIVANCGLGLLDETAAAVRRMAHVHTSPRASFSGEFAGAAQQVSSTTAAPRSYPISADYGQCEVSLHLPKAILRAEEGLRYRSLMVWGYKQGLASEEGRCSVVLEEEFRIEGIRCHCILGVNSHERVEKQTVIVSLEFSGPGQLAWGSAVVDSYQAMARAVAENVEETSFQTVEALATFVARIATVEFGNERVTVRVEKPSALAFVQRSGVEITRTMDFFRS
- a CDS encoding uncharacterized protein (ID:PFLUO_004500-T1.cds;~source:funannotate), with amino-acid sequence MPFEFIDNNTTISRAERKRIRSHAAKGLNVGKTIIRPSRKRLAATRTVQPENQKNQAREPRREIERQIGDGLSVLGLPAPPTLASKRLVQKALIFFAGPRHAPELDKALDPYAHNPATIWMQFIFIDEAYFHCAMAMAITALNSLVMQSEDPADAMRHMARSLRMVNQRLASPHDALSDTTIAVIIMLSHYERHNGHLRQGKVHFDGLLRIVELRGGIANLAKTNPYIAMKLYM
- a CDS encoding uncharacterized protein (ID:PFLUO_004497-T1.cds;~source:funannotate), with amino-acid sequence MPSSDTHEDLSVADVFSPQADSSQPSIELPANQRVPDVHGMSDRGLSPRKMTNDLLAKPQRRKKKQKQADLARSTVHGFTPIASGDEDSDFSPTSSRAADSRPTTALGQASAGHGVSALKLQLDSLSLSGNHRPNGVGSKTPSNASVYSDSDQTEVLTSYEVPLDQDFVSPDAADQEKSEPVGAVDMRSQLCRKMTAHDFEPLLCLGKGSFGTVLLVRHVVTGKLYAQKQFRKASITVHKKLVEQTKTERTILESVNRHPFVVKLFYAFQDHEKLYLILEYAQGGELFTHLAMERMFDEDAAAFYMAEMVLALEHLHQNVGVLYRDLKPENCLLDRQGHLLLTDFGLSKIALSDDDRCNSSLGTIEYMAPEVIQAKPYGKACDWWSLGALGYDLLTGSPPFRANNHTKLQEKIVKQKLVLPYFLGPDAKDLLTRLMRKDPAKRLGYHMPKDLVTIKKHRFFRKIDWAALERRELDPPIQPVVTDPALAENFSADFIHLPLSPTVTTDGFDEMYASANGRVSSSCGGPDHPASGEGDPFGGFSFVASSSLLDHGHGVMTAGY
- a CDS encoding uncharacterized protein (ID:PFLUO_004499-T1.cds;~source:funannotate) codes for the protein MAAPTTMIDPTKQAEYPIVLGDRLAESAGAESRLVNINYNYKTKSATPQQRSNITRALRSRDLYNLVVKDKAPNADNTLSYSYQGSEDPSSDRNLVLVFDSDRKVFVLEPVSTKLNFNLRSAPGKTEKQVLEQYEQLRIFQEEDHASGDDRLAGSTSEDEGPADDSNPYDYRHFLPKHRAQDDKPASYLTTPELSASRVDTPLVPAATKSAPKPMARPKTQTNPLRQQKKRAEKPATRPTVKPTTEKARRAEPEREESRSPSSDAGTSQQAEQSPNSNIIVDGDLIIDMGSPPPSRPAFKVNPAYFSSNNTPTPDSHDGDESMEDLRLPSPARDVVKPSNPGEGDGTVDDDALAAEMEAAFEESAREEEARSQHYGQSESRQYVASDDESEVSEEE
- a CDS encoding uncharacterized protein (ID:PFLUO_004501-T1.cds;~source:funannotate) yields the protein MQQVLDLPLVLSSELCSGRVYIVVGANVGLGYEAAKHLVSLNSAKVIMACRNVTAGQSALETIEAETGKAGIAEMWELDLSSYASIKSFASRAVSSLSRIDAVIANAAVASDSKGRAEGHPLSVTVNVTGTFLLAFLLLPKLKADAARLETRPHIAIVTSGVGLMAKEKWLEIADDPIGKVDKLERDGEFLYSTSKLFEILVIRHLAPLIPVSNTGVVINMINPGLCKTELARNAPPAFREQLSQMHARWGRTAEQGSRTLLHGAVAGEASHGCYLDDCEIRESKVPDWVDDEEGKKMQKWAWEAVAHELEAVEPGCVTRILE